A genomic region of Homalodisca vitripennis isolate AUS2020 chromosome 5, UT_GWSS_2.1, whole genome shotgun sequence contains the following coding sequences:
- the LOC124361913 gene encoding uncharacterized protein LOC124361913, translating into MMMKEFKILLVFVFILLVELVSAKPRSELHNGMLKDLANIQPLTAKKVIKAIQGLETTHKQQVLEGIEFIKSKSLKVEKVLSSLPKQCSQEVSEETNGQKTTALTQLSNCNGKEIIENLIDLGLVCGKFFAEMVVDGTLIISNFIACISSSDHLSFTRVVTCIFKVAAIFPEEIKEIIEVSEEYAKAVYVLVPEIVDEIKSCYSPSSNMTVSCP; encoded by the coding sequence GTCAGTGCAAAGCCCAGATCAGAACTTCATAATGGGATGCTGAAGGATTTGGCTAACATCCAACCATTAACGGCtaaaaaagttatcaaagcaatTCAAGGTTTGGAGACTACTCACAAGCAGCAAGTATTAGAGGGAATTGAATTCATaaaatcaaaaagtttaaaagtagAAAAAGTTCTCTCTTCCCTACCTAAACAGTGCTCTCAAGAGGTATCTGAGGAAACTAATGGGCAAAAGACTACAGCTCTGACGCAGTTGTCAAACTGCAACGGAAaggaaataattgaaaatttaattgatctCGGGCTAGTCTGTGGAAAGTTTTTTGCAGAGATGGTTGTGGATGGGACTCTAATTATTTCCAACTTTATAGCCTGTATCAGCAGCTCAGACCATCTTAGTTTTACACGGGTTGTAACCTGCATTTTCAAAGTAGCAGCAATCTTCCCAGAAGAAATCAAGGAAATTATTGAAGTGTCTGAAGAGTATGCGAAGGCTGTTTATGTTTTAGTTCCTGAAATTGTGGATGAAATTAAGTCTTGCTACTCACCATCATCTAATATGACTGTCAGCTGTCCATAA